The DNA segment gataaagtccacttggtcatggtgtatgatctttttaatgtgttgttggattctgattgctagaattttgttaaggatttttgcatctatgttcatccgtgatattggcctgtattttttttttgtgggatctttgtcaggttttggtattagggtgatggtggcctcatagaatgagtttgaaagtttaccttcctctgcaattgtctggaagagtttgagtaggataggtattagctcttctccaaatttttggtagaattcagctgtgaagccgtctggacctgggcttttgtttgctggaagatttcttattacagtttcaatttctgtgcttgtgatgggtctgttaagattttctatttcttcctggtccagttttggaaagttgtacttttctaagaatttgtccatttcttccacgttgtccattttattggcatataattgttgatagtggtctcttacgatcctttgtatttctgtgttgtctgttgtgatctctccattttcatttctaattttattgatttgatttttctccctttgtttcttgatgagtctggctaatggtttgtcaattttatttatcctttcaaagaaccagcttgtggctttgttgatttttgctatggtctcttttgtttcttttgcatttatttctgccctaatttttaagatttctttcctctactaaccctggggttcttcatttcttccttttctagttgctttaggtgtagagttaggttatttatttgacttttttcttgtttcttgaggtatgcctgtattgctatgaactttccccttaggactgcttttacagtgtcccacaggatttgggttgttgtgttttcattttcattcatttctatgcaaattttgatttcttttttgatttcttctgtgatttgttggttattcagcatcCCCCCATAAGTCTTTTATTCACCAGTTGTGTGACCTCCGCCCACATTTCTCATCTGCATAATGGGAGTATCCAAAAGTAGCCTCTGACCTCTGTGCCTTTTTGAGATAGGACTTTACCCTTGAACATACACGCCAAAGAGAAACAACTTATACACAGTcatgagaaattaatattttatttaatgtatatgcagaaaaggggaaaatttttttcataatatgTCAGCTAGAAACATCCTTTTAACACACTTTAGGTTCTTACATAAGAACTGACCctcctgttcttttttctttccccctcttttctctctctccctcctctcatTCACTCTATTTCTCTCCTATTtcactccctcttcctctctAGTTCCCTTTCTAAATCACTTacatttcctctctttcttcttcctcatatGCAATTAGACCTGTTACCAACAGTTTCATTCTATCTCTCTTTCCCAGATTTGACCCCATTTTCTATtttccaaaaacaacaacaaaaaaaattatggcCTGCACTGGGTCTATACGGCTGcttgcagactttctctagttgcggtgagtgggggctactctttacctggggcctgggcttctcactgaggcagCTTCTCTAGtcacggagcacaggctctaggtgcgtgggcttcggtagttgtggcccacatCACTAGATTGCTGGCTCAGTAACTGTGGTGcaaaggcttagttgcctcatgacATGAGCAATCTTTTCagatcagggatgaaacccatgtctcctgtgttggcaggtcaattcttaaccattggaccaccagggaagtcccccatttcCTGTTTATCCaatgtattttacagatgaatttaAAAGATTCCCATTCACTagttcattctctttttctttccacctgcattctgacctacttcactcagcTCAGCTCAAGACAGAAAACCTCTGGTAGGTCTATCCATTCCGGAGATAGTGTGGAAATGTAAATAGCAGACCATTATCTTGGAAACAAATAGTGTTCTTGTTTTCCATGTGTTGTAACTAAGATGATGACAATTAAAAGACATTGgagggaacttctctggtggctcagatgggaaagaatctgcctgccattcaggagaccagggttccatccctgggtcaggaagatctcctgaagaaggaaatggcaacccactccagtattcttgcctagagaatcccatggacagaggagcctgagggctccagtccatggagtcataaagattcacacacgactgagtgactaacacactttccctggtggcccactggttaagactttgcctttccagtgcaggggctgtgggtttcaACCCTGGTcaggggctaagatcccacacgtctTGCAGCCATagaatcaaaacataaaatagaagcaatattgtaaaaaattcaacaaagacttttaaaatggcccacctccaaaaaaataaaaaaattttaaaaagacacataacACAGTGCTTCATACATAAATCTGCTTAGTGTTTGGGTGGTACTTACTGGGCTGGCCAAAATGTTCCTTTAGGTTTTCTATAACAGCTTATGACCATTTTGGCCGACCCAATATTATCAGCTTCacattaatctttttatttttattttatatgaaaatctTCTTTTGCTTGCCCATTCAAGATCATCCACCTGCATCAGCACCCCCACACCCATCTGATGCTCCCCATCTGCTTATAGGTAGATTACAATTCTAAggcatagatgaagaaacagattttATCACATGAGGTATAAAAAAGCGATCATGATGGCTCAAGTCTATGCAAGagggaaacaaaaaaatttgaGGCAAAACAAATAGCCAGTATGTATCAAACTCTATGAAATGTGGGTATACTCACAAACCTAAATCCTTACAACAGTTCTAAGGAGATAGACATTATTATACCAGCCCTTTGTTCATATTTCTCCACCACCCAACTAGTCATTAGAAGCCTAGAGAAGAGAATTTTCTGTGGAAGCTTCTCTGAATGGCAATCTTCAGCTCCTTATTCCTCAGACTGAATATGATGGGGCTAAGAAAGGGGGTGAAGACCGTGTAGGTGGTGGCCATGAGCATGTTACTGTCCATAGAATGAGGGCCCTTGGGTTTGAGGTAGATGATGGAGGCAAAACCGTAGTGCACGACCACTATGGTGAGGTGGGAGACACAGGTGGAGAAGGTCTTGTGCCGGCCCTCAGTGGAGGGGATCCTCAGGATGGCAGCCACGATGAAGACATAGGAGAGGACGATGAAGAATAAGCACCCCATCAGGGCTGTGACACAGACCAGGATCACACCCATGGTGACAGAGGCTGTGTCCTTCCCACAGGCCAACTTCAAGAGGGCAAACACGTGACAGCCATAATGGTGAATCTCATTTGACCCGCAAAAGGTGAGGTGAAAAACTATCAATGTCAGTATCATCcccatgactgagccaccagcccAGCACCAGGACACAAGACGGGTACAGTCACGGGGGCTCATGAGCACGTTGTAGCGCAGCGGGTGGCAGATGGCCACGTAGCGGTCGTAGCCCATGATCATGAGCAGGAAGGAGTGGGTGAAGCCAAACGTAAAGGAGAAGAACATCTGGCTGGCACAGGCCACAAAGGTGATGGAGTGGTGGGTGGAGAGCATGTCCACCAGCATGCGAGGGGTGACTGCAACAGTGAACAGGATCTCGGAGGTGGAGAGGGTGCACAGGAAGaggtacatgggggtgtggaggctgTGCTCCCTCCAGATGGTGCCCATGATGAGCAGGTTCCCCAGCAGCGTGAACAGGTACATCAGCAGGTACAGCAGGAAGAAGGTGGGCAGGAGCTGCTGAGGGAAGTTGGAGAAGCCAATGAGGATGAATTCAGACACCATGCTGTAGTTCTGACCAGATGAGGATGCTGCACCTGGGGAGATCAGAAAGAGAATCAACAATGATTACAGCATAAGCTCTGATGTAGATCAAATGGAAATTTAAGAGCTGTATACTATTTTAAATGTCCTTAATTTATCTGGGTCTCACCATCTTCTTCAGTAAAATGGGTGAAATCATAATACTTCTTACTATTCAGTCTTGTGATAAAGATAAACTGAGATTAAATGCTTACATGTATCAAGTGCTTAAGACATATTTGGCCACTGAGTTCTCATTATaatcttttctttcaaaagtaaatcataaaataaattcagaaatattTCTAATTGAATACTTCAAACATGAAATATCAAAGTTTTAGGGTAAAATAATATTGGAGTTAAATATAcaaatttagatattttattaagaaattttaTCCATGAAAAAAATGTGCTTAAATAAAGTCAAATTAGGTTATTGGAAAAGATTAATAagatagagagacagaaagagaagatacTAACaacaaaacatgaaattaaaattaggaagtaaatataaatataatgaatattggaaattaacaaaaatagtaaaacagtAAGTCAACAAATATGAAACTCTAGATGAAATGAATGAACTcttaaaagaatgtaaaattcCAAAAATGGCACAAGAAAAATTAGGGGTCCcagatacataaatattttgtaaaagtttTAGTTAGTTAAAAAGCTTTCCTCCTTAAAATCATTTCCTCAGTTGGGTTTGTAAGTAAGCTCTCTAAACTTTTAAGGAACAGTGGGTGAGTATCATATGCATGTTCttcaacaaacagaaaaatacatgaaattgcCCAGCTCATTGCATCAGGTtaatgcaatcttgattctaaaaccaggcaagaatatttgtaAGAGAAGATAATTATGAGCTCATTTTATCTACTCATGcagatttaaaaattcatagtAGGATATAACACAGTAAAATCTCATGgtagtaaaaataatatattatgatCATGTAGCTTTGATTTATCCTATTAAtgacaaggatggttcaacatcagAAAATCTATCATGTGATTCACTACATGAATaagctataaaagaaaaatcatttatttattactatTCCAAATAAGGCAGGAATAATGTTCTAATATTCAACtttcattcataatttttaaaaaaactcttttgACCATGTGGGAAGGTGACTTTCATAGCTAGATTAAGAATATATACTATAAAgtccaaaaaagagaggatatatatatacagggaTCTTCTTgatagcttagatggtaaagaatccacctgcaatgcaagagacccagtttcaatacctgggtcaagaagatcccttggagaagagaatggccaaccactctagtattcttgcttggagaattccatggacagaggagcctggtgggccatggtccatcGGGGTCatggagagttggacatgaccaagcaactaagactttcactttttcatatgtacacat comes from the Bubalus kerabau isolate K-KA32 ecotype Philippines breed swamp buffalo chromosome 1, PCC_UOA_SB_1v2, whole genome shotgun sequence genome and includes:
- the LOC129659916 gene encoding olfactory receptor 10H4-like, with protein sequence MVSEFILIGFSNFPQQLLPTFFLLYLLMYLFTLLGNLLIMGTIWREHSLHTPMYLFLCTLSTSEILFTVAVTPRMLVDMLSTHHSITFVACASQMFFSFTFGFTHSFLLMIMGYDRYVAICHPLRYNVLMSPRDCTRLVSWCWAGGSVMGMILTLIVFHLTFCGSNEIHHYGCHVFALLKLACGKDTASVTMGVILVCVTALMGCLFFIVLSYVFIVAAILRIPSTEGRHKTFSTCVSHLTIVVVHYGFASIIYLKPKGPHSMDSNMLMATTYTVFTPFLSPIIFSLRNKELKIAIQRSFHRKFSSLGF